The genome window GCTCCAGCCCCGACCCCTACGACGAGACGTATCGCGGCCCGAGCGCCGGCAGCGAGCCCGAGACCCAGGCCGTCATGAACCTGATCGACTCGATCGACCCCGTGGGCGGCATCCACTACCACACCTACGGCGGGTACCTGCTCAGGCCCTACGGCTACAACAACAGCAACACCCCCGACGAGGCCACCTATGCCGCCTGGAGCGCGGCCATGACCGAGTACAACGGCTACGCCGCAGGCCAGTGCGGCGACGTGCTGGGCTACAACGCCAACGGTGACGCGGTCGACTGGACGTACTGGAACGGCGGCGGGCACCCGAGGTGCATGGCCCTTACGGTCGAATGCGATGAAGACGGCTTCTGGGGCAACCAGAGCAACCCCTCGGGGCTGGCGGCGATGGAAGAGGCATGCCGCTACATGAACATCTGGATCTGCATGATGGCCCCGGGATTCACGGGCATCGGGGAGCAGGAGGGCGCCCCCGTGTCCGGCGGGCTCTCGGTCGGGCCGGTGTGGCCCAATCCCGCCTCGGTCTCCGCTTCCGCCTCGGTCACCCTGGTCTCCCAGGGCGTGGTCGACCTCAGGGTGCTAGACCTCGCCGGCAGGGTGGTCTCCGAGATGCCCGGCATGAGCCTGCAGGAGGGCGCCAGCCAGGTGTCGATCCCCGTCGACGGGCTGCCGGCCGGGGTGTACACCCTCGAGGTCACCGGCCAGGGCTTCGGCGCCACCAGCCGGTTCGCGGTGCTCAGGTAGCGGGACAGACGCGCAAGTGACGGGCGCCGAGCAGGCGGGGGAGCAGCAGGACCACTACCAGGTCCTCGGAGTGGCCAGGAACGCCTCGAAGGAGGACATAGAGAAGGCCTACTTCGATCTCGCCAAGCGCCTGCATCCCGACATAGCGGGCGGCGGCCCCGAGGCCACCGCCCGCTTCATGCTGATCAACGAGGCCTACCAGGTCCTCGGCTCCATCACCTCCAGGCGCGAGTACGACCTGACCCTCTCCCCGATCCAGGGCATCGAATCGACTGCCGTGAGGGAGGAGCGCGGAGCACCCTCCGCCGGAGCCGCGGCCGGCAGGGAGGAGCCCAGGGCCGGTGCCGCCCAGAGGCTCGACGACAAGGTCAGGCGGACCATCCGGCAGGCCGACAGGCTCTGCGAGCAGGGCAACTTCTGGCAGGCCTCGGACATGATGCAGAGGCTCATCCCGCAGTACCCGCGCCAGCCCGCGCTCCGGCGCGCGCTGGCCAGGGCCGCCGCCGGCAAGCTCCGCCACCGCGAGGCCGCCGACCACCTCAGGATAGCCTGCGAAGTCGAGTACTTCAACTCCGACAACCATGTCCTCCTGGGCGAGGCGTACATGAAGGGCAAGCAGTGGCAGAAGGCCCGGGACGCGCTGAACGACGCCCTGTCCTGGAACGAGGACAACGAGAGGGCGAAGCGGGATCTGCTCGAGGTCAGGAAGCACCTGGGCGAGGAGGAGCCCTTCCTGAAGAGGCTCCTGAAGAGGCTCACGCAGCCCGTGGGCGGCCCGAAGGATGACGCCAGGCCCGGCACCAAGAGTAAGAAGTAGGCTCGAGGATACCGTGTCTGGATCGCGGACAGGATCGAAGAAGGACGTGAAGTGCGGTGCCAAGGAGAGGGAAGGATTCCGACTCGACTGTCACCAGTGATGGATCGCGGACAGGATCGAAGAAGGACGTGAAGCAAGGTGCCAAGGAGAGGGAAGGATTCCGACTCGACTGTCACCAGTGATGGATCGCGGACAGGATCGAAGAAGGACGTGAAGCACGGTGCCAAGGGAAAGTGAAAGGCTCTACTATTCGATCAGCGAGGTCTGCGACATGACCGACCTCAAGCCTCACGTCCTCAGGTACTGGGAGACGGCGTTCCCCATGCTGCGCCCCTCCAAGAACCAGTCCGGCAACAGGGTCTACAGGCCGCGCGACCTGGAGCTCATCAGGCTCATCCGGAGACTC of Candidatus Fermentibacter sp. contains these proteins:
- a CDS encoding J domain-containing protein — translated: MTGAEQAGEQQDHYQVLGVARNASKEDIEKAYFDLAKRLHPDIAGGGPEATARFMLINEAYQVLGSITSRREYDLTLSPIQGIESTAVREERGAPSAGAAAGREEPRAGAAQRLDDKVRRTIRQADRLCEQGNFWQASDMMQRLIPQYPRQPALRRALARAAAGKLRHREAADHLRIACEVEYFNSDNHVLLGEAYMKGKQWQKARDALNDALSWNEDNERAKRDLLEVRKHLGEEEPFLKRLLKRLTQPVGGPKDDARPGTKSKK
- a CDS encoding M14 family zinc carboxypeptidase, translating into MRFGSLLLILAAAVPASADRLVRIFDVSPGTLDVLAADGMDIAAANAREGWIDVCLPDRETGRAAFYSGRYDVLPVEWGMLTDENRGDAGAYYSWEENNAFWATLSAEHSDLVDTPVSIGTSVQGRDIMMIRMSSSVGGAYKPAMYFTALTHAREPGGNACLIDFADWLATNYDSDTMATWILDNTQVYFVPIVNPDSYILNCNPMGGNVRKNQSSPDGVDLNRNYPYQWGYDDEGSSPDPYDETYRGPSAGSEPETQAVMNLIDSIDPVGGIHYHTYGGYLLRPYGYNNSNTPDEATYAAWSAAMTEYNGYAAGQCGDVLGYNANGDAVDWTYWNGGGHPRCMALTVECDEDGFWGNQSNPSGLAAMEEACRYMNIWICMMAPGFTGIGEQEGAPVSGGLSVGPVWPNPASVSASASVTLVSQGVVDLRVLDLAGRVVSEMPGMSLQEGASQVSIPVDGLPAGVYTLEVTGQGFGATSRFAVLR